The following is a genomic window from Hymenobacter gelipurpurascens.
CACTCACCGAGAAAGAGCGCACCATCCTGGAAAATGCCGCCCGCACCTGCCCGGTAGCCCTAAGTCTGAACTCGGAAATTCAGCAGGAGGTTCAGTTTGAGTACGTAGGCTAAAGGGCCGGAAATCCACCGCTCGCAGCTAAACGCAAAAAGGATCTGTTCACGTATGCAAGACTGGCCTAGAGGCTCGTTTTGGCGTGAACAGATCCTTTCTGCGTTTGGCTCATGGAGTGGTTTTAGCTGGCCACTACCTGCTTCACATCACTGAGTCGGATGCTCATGTGGGAGGCGTCGTGCCGGCACTCCCCGTTCTGAATCACGAGCAGCTGGGGCGACTCATGACGGATGCCGAATTTCTCGGCTATTTCGTTGGAAATGGGCCGAAAGCGCAGCAGATCGAGGTAGTACAGCTTGGCCGTTTCGAGGCCTGCCTCACTCCACTGGCGCTCCAGCTTGGCTTTGGCAGCGGCACTGATAGAGCAGGTGGTGCTGTGCTTGAAGATGATAATGGGCTGCTCAAAAGACTCCTGGACGATGTCCGTGAGTTGTTCGGATTGGGTGAGGGGCTGCCAGGGCGTCATATAGTAAGCGAGGTTGGTTACTGAGTGGGGGCTTTGTCCTTCTTGCGCAGACGCAGGTTCAGGCGGGATGGTTCGCTGACACGCGGCATGCCGGACTTATCAAACTTATAACTACTACGCGCGTCATTGGGTTCGAGAACCGCCAGACGGCCCCCATTTCCTTCCTTTAGTTCTGGCTTGGTCACGGCCAGATGAGACTCCTTGTACTCGGCTGGGAAGCGCTTGGCGTCCTTGAGCGCGCGCCGGCTTTCGGCACGCTGCTGACCTTTGCTGGTAGGTGCCAGCTGGGCATGCGCCTGGGTGGCGCATGCGGCCCACAGCAGAACAGTTGATAGGAATAAGTGCCGCATAAAGTGTAGGATTAGCGTGATGCCACGACAGCAATAAGAGGTTAAGAAAAGGATGTATGCCTTAAACGACCGGGAAGCTAAAAAGGCAATACAATTCCGAGAAACTTGCGCTGGCCAACTTTGCGCTTCACACGCCGCCGTTCATACTTGGGCTTTTTCAGAAGGCCATTTTTGTCGTAGCTGTTTTTCTGCGTTTTAACTGCCTCTTTTTCCACGGAAAGCGCCTGCCCATTAGCAGCCTGATTGTCGGCGTTTTTGGCCTTTTTCACTTTTGGCTGTGGCGGCCCCGTAGGATTAGGAATGCGGTAGCTGTGGCAGGCAGAAGCGCCTAAAAGCAGCCAGCCAGCCACCAGCAGAAGACACATAAGGCGGAAAGCCCGAGAAAAGTAGCGGTTCATTCAGAGAGGTATTCGGCTCCGGGGCGGAGCATAAGCCCCGCAAAATACACAAATAGCCGTAGTCAGATTTATGAACTTCGTAGGCCAGCTCTTGCGGCTAGGCCAGTCCTGCCAGGGCGAGGAGGTGCGACGCCGCCATCTTTCCTTGTCGTTGAAAAAAGCCTGAATAACTAAACAGCCCTTACCTCCAGATTGGAAGTAAGGGCTGTTCGGTTTCGTTAGTTACGCGGCATGCTACAAGGAAAGATGGCGGCTTCGTACCTCCTCGCCCTGACAGAAGGGTGGCCTAGGACTAGTAGTTGCGCAGTTTTTCCACCGTTTGGCGTAGGCGCTGCTGAGGCAGGAACACCTTTTCCAGGGGCGGCGCAAACGGCACGGCGGTGTCCAGGGAAGCTACGCGCTGCACCGGCGCATCAAGGTGCTCGAAGCAATGTTCGGCAATCCAGGCCG
Proteins encoded in this region:
- the ytxJ gene encoding bacillithiol system redox-active protein YtxJ; amino-acid sequence: MTPWQPLTQSEQLTDIVQESFEQPIIIFKHSTTCSISAAAKAKLERQWSEAGLETAKLYYLDLLRFRPISNEIAEKFGIRHESPQLLVIQNGECRHDASHMSIRLSDVKQVVAS